The DNA sequence tccttcgggttacgtttgaacacggccaaacactgctccgaagtagtcagtcggttccgtttttgctcctccgtgagtaaacgcggcacccacctcgccgatactgtcttcatacccaatttttcttctaatatgttttgtacccgctcgattggaacatttacagcatcaacgatttctcgaagttcaattcggcggtcggctaaaacgatattttcaattttcttaaccatatcgtctgtagtcacctcaattgggcggcctgggcgatcctcatcaaagacggttgttctcccccgcttaaactcgttaaaccagtatctgacggttgtcatagaaggagcacattcatggtaaaccgcttgcattcttacttttatttcatcacatgtttttccttccaaaaacaagaatctaattacagaccgatactgctctttctccattttcacaattttaagttcacgctttcactgaatcgctgtcaaatgagaaaaaaacaaaagaatgctgttttttttaaattttcccacctctgaaaaatggcttaaaacgattgtatacatattttcggcccgtgatattaatacatttggaaaacgggtacttatcaaacagccctcgtaaaaCACTTCGACCGGCCATCTCCGGGCCAATCGTTACAAAATAATTAGCTGAACTACTACTTGAGCTTATTATTACAACTACATAAACTAAAATACAGATAaggagtaataataaaacaaagatgtACTTACTTCAattgtatattaaaaaatatcacTTTATTAAACACATAACAAGAGATAATAATAACTTTGTaccaatataattaataatctgTGGAATGCTAAACTTAAATTGTGATGTTGGCACAACTTACAAATACTATATATAAAGAAAGCTTGATAAAATACAgtgttttcaaaacatacaagGTATTTATTATACACAGTGCGTCAGGAGATGCGAGAACCAGTCTCAATATACTTAATTTTCAACATTCTACAATTTTTGAGTAGTGCCTAATGCCCATTTCGTAAATAATGCCAGCTTcgaaaaccattaaaaatataacacaGATTGGTATCAATGGTATCAAAAATTTCATCATTTAGAAAGGTTATTTTATTGGCATCAAATTTATATCCGATATCatatagatatatttttttatttagtcatattgACGTTAGCATTTGATTGTGGCCAAGTAAATAAATAGCTTGGGTTGCACTGAGGTAGGGTGACTGATATAGTTattggcctttcctaacaaatcagaaagaaacaagcgaaAAGAAGTCTTATTATAACGGCGATAATAACAGTCACCCTATCTGCATTTATGAAATGGGCGTCAGTCTTAGCAAATTTTGCAACAAAGTTATAATACTCGAACGAATGTATAATTATCATCTAATCAACATACTTGTGGCATAGATAAGGAATTAATTAGCGCGACTTATCTGATTTGATGAATTTGTCGAGTTCGGCGTCACTGGCTGGGTCGACCTGGGATAGTTGGCGGAAACTCTCGTCGTCCACGAAGCAGATCTCGTGGCCATCTGGAAATTGAATTATAATTTAGCTGATGCTGTTGCTGCTGTTGGTATATAATCTTCAATAGTTCCATGGCATTTGTATTGATTGCTGGTTTCATTGGATCTTACGTGAGTGGgaaccttaacacattcattgccacccagccaaacaagacatccgcgccaggccacaaaaattacttcttataaagctgtagtaccacgatcccgactatggGGTCgatcggcctgggaacgaaatcataaaattcccgatagtcgggttttcggcacggAATGTGTTAAGTTATAACTTACCATACCTTCAACTGCCAATCACAATGTTGCCTGCTCatttgacaatagttatttgttttacaagggggcaaagttgttatttaaccgcacgtgctaatattgatacccgagcaagcgaaaacttccaaaattgaaccacgagcgtagcgagtggttcgaaaatggAATTTTGAGCGCTGCGAGGGTTTTAAAGCACgaaggttaaacaaaatttgcccccgagtgaaacacaaaaattttcaccacaccaagtACCTACACCAACTCGAACAAAAaataactgtaagatatcaaacaaaaccaaacgaaatccaaatgaatgttattaaatatttatcattcaaaatcattatttaaaagtcaattctaccagaaaacataagaaaacaactcaaaatttgcatttgattactttgcctcacatgtgaataaaatgcaactttgctatcagtttttgaacaatcaagagagcctttacaaaAAAAGTGAAAAAGCTTAGTTGCTGTTTGTTCGGACTTCACCTTAAAATGTATAAGCATATCTTGTCGTTAGCGCCAACGAGCACGCGAAAGTGATAGCTTTTTACCATAAAGCAATGCGTTGAAGcgttacaaaatacaaatatctttattcagTATTAAAGGACACATATTTGCTTACATTTATGTTCGGaactataattatagtttgAATTAGTAACCTTAGTCACTAAGTGCAAGAAATAATGTCGTAGTTACCGTGTAGGCACGGCACAGTTAAGTGACCAATCACAGTCCCTAAGTCGTTAGAATAAGGTGTACAATTAACTCGATTAACTTATATTTTGTTACCTGGGTCAGCTAGGATAATGACGCGCACGGTGGCCTTCCCGGGGGTGTCTAGCGAGATGAGGGGGGTGAGGATCTTCTCGTTGGCGGCCTGGATCCTGCTGTCGATGATCGGCTGCTCGTCGAAGGGGCAGGCGAATGCTATGCGGCCGTAGGCCTTCGCACGGTTTATGGGCTCCGCTGTAACATGAAATTTGTActggttaatggtcaattgcaattaaGGTACGGCCACATTTTACCGGCCACGACTAGCTTACATTTACTAGCAGAATGTACTGTGTATGCGGCACCGCGATATAATACATTCGGTAGAGACACACTGAAAGAACACGAACTAAAGGACGTCGAACTCAAATATGTCCTTCTGTTCTGCAGGAAAACAAGAAGATTCGAGAAGAAAGAAGAATGAGTGCATCAATTCGCCGTTAAACGTAAGTTTGGCGAACCTAATATAAGTGTTAAATGTACCatacttattgaaaaaaaataaaaaaaatttttaaaaaaaaaatagtgtggGAACGCCGCCGGGACAGTACCTGCAGCTCCAACTCCAGGGAACTgggctgaatgaacgcgacaagcgatcgacagcccgcctgcttccggccgggcgtccctacactacatctacatctacatctatctaaggttcggccaacactgatctgatagggacattcttacacaaatagactaagtcccacggtaagctcaagaaggcttgttttGTGGGTACTAAGACaacaatacatataatatacaaatacttaaatacatagaaaacatccatgactcaggaacaaatatcatcattatacaaataaatgcccttaccgggattcgaacccagcaccatcagcttcataggcagggtttACTACCCACAggttgtcaatagaaaaaaaaaagatttttttttaaataagtgtaAATTAAGAAAGAAAACTGGACTAGActgaatattaattaataatatttttcttgtTGAATTATTGATTAAACTGCAGTTCGCCAAGTTCGTGAACAATAGGTATTAAAACAACTTGACTTTAAGACTGATACAAGTGTTTATGACACGTGTGATGAACTGATGACCACTTTGGCCAAGTACTTGTTCTAATGCCTACAAACAAGTTTTGTTAAGTCTACTATGTAGGACTAGATTGttcagtgtattttttttatcaaacatatattattgtaaGTACTAACTTTAGTATCTACCTAATATTTTATCCAGCAATGCTATTATTTCTAATATGAATAATGAATTGTAATTGactaattaatataagtattaatttttgacatgtaaagtttgtaattttatcaataaaggaatatgaatatgaatttgTTTCATTTGTTACATAAATGACACAAACAACAGACAGTAACATAAAAATGTGATGTATGTGAATAGTGGAGGATAAAAAGTACCATTATCAAATTAGAATAAATGACCCTATTATACAAAGTACAGTATGAAATTTTCagccggctcgtaccaatgagtttttcggaacttatgtacgaaatatcatttgatatttatcagtcgctttttggtgaaggaaaacgtcgtgaggaaaccggactaatcccaataaggacCTGGTTTACCTAGTTTTAGACGGGCTGAGTAGGTACTTGTTTGCACCGACCCGCGATGTGGTATcctcctaagaccctgcgtacaattttttgtcCATATTCCAAAACATactttgaactttcattgagtaagtaagggttccaaattcaaaaacaaaacaaatgcttctgggtctcaggagggtatataaaatatcaaattacCAATTTCAACAAGCTCAAGCTTGGCCTGGTCCTCACTGAAGCCCACGACCACGGACTTGTCCTTCTTCTCGAAGATCTTGAGCGTCAGCAGGCCGTTCCAGTAGGCGATGGACCTCGCCAAGTTAGAGCAGGCCAAGGACACTTTTTGAACTGGGTCTGAAAGAGAAAGCAAATAAGACTATTATGATTATCGGTTTGTTCAGAGCAGGGGTCTATTCGTCGTCGTGCAATTCGTGTACAATAATGTTCTCAAATGTGTTAGCTCTTTGATCGTGCATGTGACGATATTACGAATGGCGATATACGAATAGGTACGATGATTAACGAAGACATTCGGTTACAACTTTGataccaaaaaataaaaatatacttggtcaaccagatcttgacagtagaaaaaggcggcaaatttgaaaaatgttggcgcgaagggatatcgtcccatagaaaatttgaatttcgcgcctttttttactgacaagatttggttgaccagctataagttcAAAGCGCTGTGGCTACTTTTGCGGAACTTAATTAATCACTGGTATTTTGATTTCGAGCACTCGAAACCCAAAAAGAGGCCCCAGAATTAagtgtttaaattaaaattatactcTAGGGAGTTTGGGAGCaactaattaggtatattttattaaacagagattaaataacGTAATAAATCATTCAGATtaaaaagcggtggtggccgagtggatatgacgcccgactttcaatccggaggtcgcgggttcaaatcctggctcgtaccaatgtgtttttcggaacttatgtacgaaatatcatttgatatttaccactagcttttcggtgaggaaacctgcatacatctgcgaagaaattcaaaggtgtatgtgaagtccccaatccacattgggctagcgtggggactatagcccgagccctctcgcgcatgagaggaggcctgtgcccagcagtgggacgtataaaggctgaattattaataaatcatTAATCTAACCCTAAATTAGCTTGAGGCATTGTTGccaggacactggccgcgttccccctctgcacagtgaCGCGGAGTTTTTGAGCAAAAAATGCCCCAGCTACTAATTCGTGCACACAGCTGAAGAATGCATACCCACTTCATGAATAGGTAGATTTTTTGCAGAtcgttgtacagtcgccatcagatacacaggagcggccaaagtgctcacaaatatctgaacacgcttctATTATCAAGGCGTTACAGTGCGTGTTCAaattttgtgaacaccttggccgctccgatatatctgatggcgaatatacaatatttacattgcCACGCAACGAGTAGGTGTTTGATTGTGCATAAACAAAACTGGAAAGTTTTTGCAATTTATTATCAGAATATCTATGTGTCAACTTGAGCAGCAAACATATTCACCAATTTTAGCAGTATAACAAACGAAAGATAGACTTATCTCTCAATGATGCATGCACAAATACCGTGGAACTTTATGATTAATTTGCATAATACTTATCTTATTACTACAGATGCATTTGTAAACTTTTACtgtaaaatttaaatgaaatcgATTTCAACATACATATactgataaatttaataataataaatttaccGATACCGAAAACTAAGTTCTGATTGAACAAAAATGCAAACTAATCCTGATTTGCGGTATCAGTTATTAGGGATCTACTTACTATGGAAAATATCAATTcaatatgataaaaaaaaaaacgatcatcCTTACTAATTGCTACTAGCCCTACTAATAAATGCGAATGTTAACTGTCTGTCATACACCCGTTTACGctaaaaccgctgaaccaatttagatgaaatttggcatggCATGGCAGGAAGGACATGTGATAGTTTTattaattatcatcatcattcttCCATGCAGACGTAgacgcgggcagaagctagtataaaataaaagtgaccaaaGTGAACAGccgaatttttcaaaatgaaatAGTAGATACTTAGAACAATGTTCAGTTACCCAGACAGCACTCATATTTCACTTTATCTAGGTCCTAGATTCTAGGATAAGACTGATATCTAACAGAAGTCAGCCGAATGCTTATCACTGTCTAACAGCGTGACAAAACGCATGTACACTTGATACAATATTTTATCACTTATCTTTGTTGAGATGGCTTTTATCATTAGCAATTGTTATAAATGAATACGAGGAAAATTTAAACGTTTCGGCGAGTAAATAAATAGCTTAAATAGACGCCAATGAATTGGAACAATTTGTCATGGTGACGACTGTAAATAATGAACATTTCATGGTAATATGAACAATAGGTTTTTATAGTGTTTGCAAAAAAAGAAGTCGCCCAATGTGGAATAGGATTTTGTTTAAGAAGATATTTTAAAGagtctattttatttttgttgttgttttttgtaattttggttatttttagtgCTTGTAAAAacttgacatgtaaaattgcccctgtggcctatttgctgaataaatgtttgatGTTTTTCAGGATGATagttgctttttagggttccgtacccaaagggtaaaaacgggaccctattactaagactccgctgtccgtccgtccgtccgtccgtctgtcaccactcaccaggctgtatctcacgaaccgtgatagctagacagttgaaattttcacagatgatgtatttctgttgccgctataacaacaaatactaaaacagaataaaataaagatttaagtggggctcccatacaacaaacgtgatttttgaccgaagttaagcaacgtcgggcggggtcagtacttggatgggtgaccgttttttttattgttttttttttgcttgttttgctctattttttgttgatggtgcggaaccctccgtgcgcgagtccgactcgcacttggccggttttttaatgtacctacctacttggtaGTGTGCCAAGTCTTTCAAAATTTTTTacattacttacctataaatcctacatcatcatcttcctcgcgtgttcccggcattttgccacggctcatgggagcctggggtccgcttggcaactaatcccagtaattggcgtgggcac is a window from the Cydia amplana chromosome 6, ilCydAmpl1.1, whole genome shotgun sequence genome containing:
- the LOC134648732 gene encoding glyoxalase domain-containing protein 4, with the translated sequence MVSGRALHFVFKVADRTLTAKFYRDILGMKVLRHEEFSEGCEAACNGPYANRWSKTMVGYGPEDTHFVVELTYNYGITHYETGNDFIGLTIQSSESLQRAAANNWPVKQQNGIKYLEAPGGYKFFIVDKPEPVGKDPVQKVSLACSNLARSIAYWNGLLTLKIFEKKDKSVVVGFSEDQAKLELVEIAEPINRAKAYGRIAFACPFDEQPIIDSRIQAANEKILTPLISLDTPGKATVRVIILADPDGHEICFVDDESFRQLSQVDPASDAELDKFIKSDKSR